The DNA window TCGATGGGACGGATCGCACCGGTCGCAATGACCTTGAGCAATTGCCCGAGGTTGTCTCCGTCGACTGGCCTCACCCCGGCAAGCGCCTCGTACAAGATCACTCCCACCGCCCAGACATCCGAGCGCGCGTCGATGTCCTTCTCGCCAAAAACCTGCTCCGGCGACATGTAGTAGGGCGTGCCCAGCATCGCCCCCGTGCGAGTGAGCTCCGCCGACTGCGCCGCCTCGGGTCGCTTGACGTCCAGCTTCGCAATCCCGAAGTCGAGGACCTTGGGCGTCATGCGCCCGTCTGGCGTCCGCGCCAGGAAGATGTTGTCGGGCTTGAGATCTCGATGAACGATCCCCGCAGCGTGCGCCGAGCCAACCGCGGAGATCACGGGGAGCATGATCGGCGCCAGGGCGGACAACGGGATGGCCCGTTCTCGCTCGAGCTTCTGGCCCAGAGACTCCCCACCCAACAGGTCCATCACCATCACTGGGGAGCGGTCGTCTTGGAGGAAGATGTCGTGGATGCGGATCACGTTCGGGTGATCCACAGCCATCGCAGCCCGCGCCTCGCGCATGAACCGCCTGACCGCAGCGGTGTTCTGTGCTGCTTCGGCCTTTAAGAATTTCAGCGCGACCTGATTGCGCGTGAGCTCGTGGGTCGCAGACCACACCGAGCCCATACCGCCCTCGCCAATCATGCGCTCGAGCCGATATCGCCCCGCGATGACCGTCCCCGGGCAAAGCTCCCCCGACATCTGCAGGCGTATGTTACTCGGTCCCGCACTGGGTGGCGAGCCGTGTCTAGAAGCGCAGGCCTTGGGGCTTCGCGACCCAGCCCGTGCTGCCGCCATCGTAGGGGGGCGCCGAGGGATCGGGGCGCGTGAGCGCGTAGGTCAGCGCGACGCCTCCAGCGACCACGGCGCCCGCGCTCACCCAGAACCACCAGCGTTTGGTGAGCGGGACTTGCTCGAGCGTGAGGCGCGCGCGCAGATCCGACTGCTCACCCGCGCTCACCGTGATGACCGTCTCCGACTCCCCGTAGCCGGCCTTGCGCACCACCACCTTGTGCGTGCCCGCCGGGCGGAGCACGTCCACCGGAACCGGGCCGATGTCCTGCCCATTCACGTTCACGAGGGCGTCGGGCACGTTCGCGGACACTCGGAGCGTGGCCGGGAGCTTGGAGAGCTCCAGGGATAGGGCAGGCTGCCTCCCGGAGGAGAAGGTCTTGTTCACCACCACGTCGGCGAAGCCCTTGCGGGTCAGGGTGATCACGTGGACGCCAGGGTCGAGGACCAGCTCGATTTCGGCGGCCGGCGCCAGTCGGCCCTTGCCCGGCGGCAGGACGCCTGCGATCAGAGTCGGCCGCTTGCTCGGCCGGTCGTCGACCGCCAGTGGACGACCATCCACCACGATCGTGACCTGGGCGGGGTGGATCGTCACGGCAACGTACGAGAGCAGCGTCGACTCGATCTGATCGACGAAGCCCTTGGCATCCGCAGCCAGGTTGGGCGGGAGCTCGGCACCCGGACGCTGCTCGGCCAGAGCCCGCAACAAGGTCTTGCGCGCCAGCGCGTAGTGGCTCATCGCCCTCTGACAGGCCCCCACGTTGAACGTCGTGACGGGGTGGGGTCGCGCGAGCTCGGAGGCTTCGAAGGCGGACAACGCCTCCCCCCACTGCGCTGCCTTGACCAGCTCCACTCCGCGCTGGAAGTCCTGACGCGCCCGAGTCGTCTTCGGGTCTTCCGCCGCGGTCGGAGCGGTCGGCGCCTCGTCCGCGCGGCTCGCGCTGGACCAGAACGGCACAGCCATCACGATCAGAGCGATAGAACGTTGCACGCCAGAGCGTCGACCCATCAACCTACCCTACCCGTCGTGTCGGGGCGATTCTCGCACGGGTCAGCAGCCTGCGCAGCTACTCACTCCGAGCGGCGCGTCAAAGAGCGGACGGCTTCGGCGCGGAACCTCCACGCCAGGCCCCCTTCTCCACGAGTGGCGGGCGCCCCACGTCGGGCCATTCCGGGCACCAACTCCGGAAAAACGCATCGATGGTCGGACCGGTGGGGCAGGGCGGCGGAGAGAACTCGTCAGCGGGTGTGAGCGCTTCGCCGACTCCGGCTCGAGCCACCGGCGCGGCCCTGAGCACGGGGACCACGGGCACGGGCAGTCGCTCGAGCCGCGCGTGGGTCACGAACGCCCGCTGGTGGCCGAGCGCGGCGAGCGCAACCAGACACACAGCGCCGACGCTGAGTGATGCAACGGAGAAACGAGAGAGGGTGAATGGCAACATGCGGGTGAGACCCGCGAGCGCGCGCGGAGTTAGGCCGACGCGCGGGCAATCAATGTCCCACCCGATGGGGAACCGTTCGTCGCCGCGCGGTGTCGGCTGAGCGGATGTGAAGCCAGGTCTGCCGGCTCGAGCGACACCTTGCGCACGTGCCGCCAGCGACCCACTGTGTCGTTCACGAGCGCCACACTGAGGTTGCAGCGCTCTACCCGCCAAAGCCCGTGACCCGATCGGTGTCCTACCTTCACCGCCGGCTCGGATGCGGAAGAAGGAACCCCATGAACGCACCGCTCGAGACCCAAGCCCTGTTCGCGAAACTCGCGGTCGGCGACGCCGCCGTCCTGCTCGGGGTCCAGCTGGTGCCGCTGCTCTTGTCAGAGTCCGACGAGCAGGCGGACGCCTTGCTACTCGAGGAGGGCATCGCTTCGGGTCAGACCCAGGTCAACGAGATTGGCGAGGGCGGCATCGTGGGTCAGGTGCGTGTGCTGCACCGCGGCGTCGTTCCACTGCTCGTGCTGCAGGGGGAGCAGATCCTCGGCGCCAAGCAGAACCGCTCCTTCAACTCCAGCTTCCTGGTCGAGCCGGGGGAGGAGGTGGTGCTGCCGGTGAGCTGCGTGGAGCAGGGGCGCTGGCGCCACACGACCCACAGCTTCGTGGCGGGGGCGACCACGCTGGCGCCGGAGATCCGCGCGCGCAAGCTGAAGCGCGTGAGTGAATCCATCCGCATGTCCGGCACCTACGACTCGGACCAGCGCAGCGTCTGGGCGGACGTGAGCGAGTACATGGAGGCCACGGGCACTCAGTCCATCACCAGCGCCTACGAGGACGCTCGCAAGCAGCGCGGCGAAGAGACCGAACAGGCGCTGAAGAGCCTCGAGCCGTTACCGGGACAGGTTGGCCTCGCGGTCGTACGCGACGGCCGCGTGGTGCTCATCGATCTCTTCGGCTCGAGTCGGCTCTTCGCCCGGGCGTTCCAGAAGTGCCTGCGGGGGACGCTCGCTGATCTGCCGCACGAACCCGGGAAAGACGCAGAGCACGCGGCGTCCGCTGCGGACACCGTCCGCGCAGCGCTGCGAGAGCTCGGCTCTGCCGAGACTACCCGCATGCGGTCGCCCACGAACAGCGAGACGCTCACGGGGAGCTCGGGCCGCGTCACGTACGCGGCGGCAGTCTGGAAGGGCGCAGTGTACCACTGCGCGGCGGCGGGGTGAGACTTGCGCCTTCAGCGCTTCGCCAACACGCGCAGCCGCTCGACGATCTTCACCATCGCGAGCGTGTCCAATTGGCAGTAGTCCAGGAGTGCACGCCGGAGCTCGGTTCGCTCTGCCTCCGGCATCTCAGAGCCGCGCAGCAACAGGCGCTCGAGCTCGACGGTTGCGGAGCCGCCGTCCTGAATGGCCAAACCCCCGTAGCTGAGCTCCGGCACCAGCGCCGACAGCACGAATCTTAGCCCGAACCTACCGCCGAAATCAGGGTGGTAGACGTGCTCGCGCACGATCGGCAGCAGATCCAGGACTCGACGCTCGCTCTTTCGCAGCTTGCCGTCGAGGTGTGGAGCGAGCTCGCGTAGCTCTCGGATGCAGCCCCGCTCGAAGCCCGCGTTGTAGGCCACGATGGTCTTTGCGCCCCGGAGTGCGTGGACGAGCGCCTCGGCCAGGGCCGGCCGCGGATCGCCTGCGCCCTCGGCCAGCCACTCGTGGTGACGGAGTCCTCCGCTCGATTCCTCGACGTGACACGAGAACTGGACCGGCACTCCATCGTAGGGACGACAGCCCTCCCGCGGCATCGCTCGCTGGATGTGCCCAGCGGCGAATTCAGCCAGCGCTGCGTCGTGCAGCGCGCCTCCGGCGGGGCGGGCAACCTGGGCTGGAGAACGGAAGCTGCAAGCGGCAGAGCCATCGGCGTAGGGACAGTCTGAACACGCTGCGCCTGCGAGCCAAGCCGAGCCGGGACACGGAATGTCCTACTGGACGAACGTGTATGTGGAGCTCGGGCCACTTCGCGACGGGGGCACGATCACGCTGACCTTCTCTGACCCTGGGTTCCTCGATCATGGACCGCGCGTAGCAACCGGCACGTAGGAGTCCGCCGTCGATGATCGATAGCATCTTCGTGAGCAGCCGCTTCTGCGTCACCTCGAGGCCGAAGTACGGTGACTGTCGATGCGCCAGCGCGAGCCTTCGTCGGATCCGGCGGCGGGGTCGGAGCGCGGCAAGCCTGGCAACGCACGCCTCGCTTGACTCGCTCGCGCACGCGGCGTTCGCTGCCCCCACAATGGCTACGAAGAGGGCGCCTCCGATCCAGCTCACCGACGCCTTGGTGGCGGAGGTGGAGGCCCACGTGCGGGCGGAGCGCTTCGTCCCGAACAAGAAGCTCTTGCGCGGCAAGTTGTCGCGGCACGACGAACTGCTGTTGCTGGAGAAGCTCGCCGTACGCGGCCTCGAACGCACGACGAAGGGCGTACGGACGCCCCTCGCCGATCAAATCAAGGCGAGCGTCGAGGACGCGACTCCCATTCCGTTCGCCGCCTTGGCCAAACGCGTGAGCGGCGCGACCGCGGCCGAGCTGAAGCGGACCTCCCTCGAGCTCATCGCCGCCGACCAACTCGTGCTCGTGGCGGGCCTGCGAACCGACGAGATCGCGCTACCGGGAACGGATTTGCTCGCGCTCGCGGAGGTCGACACTCTCCGCGCCCTCGCCAAAATGCTCCCCAAGCTCGTCGCCCGCGTACGACCTCGCAAGGGAATGCCCCCAAGGACACTGACGCGGGCGGAGGCGCGAAGCCTGCTCGAGCCCCTCATCGGAATCCTTTCTTCACCTGACGACGTCCGCGACTTGCCCGCCGAGCATGTGCTCGACCTCCTCACGCGGCTCGAACAAGCCCGAGGCCGCTCCGTGTTCGTTCCAGATCTGGTCCGCGCGCTCGCACCCCCACACGCGCCTGCCCTCGCCCACGACAGGCTGCTTGCGCTGGCTCGCGCCGGCCGCATCGAGCTTCGGCCGGAGAGCGGCGTCGGCAACCTGTCCGCTTCCGATCGCGCGCTCTGCCCATCCGACGTCCACGGAACCGTGATCTCCTACGCTCGAGTGATCCCGAGGGGGCACATGAGGGGCCCCTTCGATTTCGAACACGCCGATCCGTGGGGCAGCGAGATCGTCGATGTCGAGTCGCTCAACTGCCACGTGAGCGACGCCGTCATCGCCCGGATCGAGGACGTGCGTCGCGCCGCACCGCGTGGCCCGCGCGAGCTGCACTCGAGCACGGTCCTGGGATTGGGACCGGCGGGCTCTGGCAAGACCCACCTGTTCGTGCGGGTGCGCCGCAAGCTCGGCCCGCTCGCGGCCTTTGTGCTCGTGCGCCCCGAGATCGGCATCGAGGCGACCCCACGACACGTGCTGACGCAGGTCGTCGACTCACTTCAGCATCCTGCGTCTGGAACCACTGACCGCCAGCTGGACGTGATCGCAGCGTCCATGCTCAGCGTGGTGTCGGGCGAGCGGGTAGGCCCTCACGTGCTGCTCGAGCAGATGCGCCAGCGTGACGAGCGCCTGCGGGAAGACCTGATCGAACGCGCGACGACCCACCTCGAGAGTTTGTACCCGGAGGTGTGGACCGACTACCTGGAGCGCTTCTTGCGCGCCCCATTCTTGCCAGCACCGGACCGACGGGCTGCGAACGCATGGCTCGCCGGTCGCGAGATGAACGACGTGCAGCTGAGTCGGCTCGGCGGCGGCGCGAGCCTCACTGACGCTGATGTTCTGCCAGCGCTGCGGGCACTCGCCGTCGTCGCTGCCCACGGCGCACCCATCGTGCTCGTGTTCGACCAGCTGGAGAACCTGGTGACCGCGGATCGGCAATCGTCACGCATCGCGGCGCACGGGAATCTGATCAGTGAGCTCCACGACACCGTCCGAGGACTGGTGATCGTTCAGCTTGCGCTCGACGCCGAGTGGGACCGCAATATCCGCCCAAAGCTCGCCGCCTCCCACCGTTCGCGCGTCGAAGCCAAGCTCCTCGAGCTCTCGCTTCCCACTGCTGACCAGCGCGAGGAGCTCGTCCGAGCTTGGCTCGATCGGCTGTCAGCGGCGGAGCGAACCGAGCCGTTCCCTTGGCCATTCACCACCGAACAAATCGACACTTGGCGCGCCGCCGAGGTGATGACCCCGCGCATGTTGATGCTCTCGTGTCGCGACCTATTTCACCCGTCGCCCTCGGCTTCCGGTCCGGCGGGGGAAGCGGCTCTCTCCCCGGTGGAGTCACCCCCGAATACCAACGTCGACGACCGTTTGTCCGAGCTCTGGGCCATCCATGTCGCGCGCGGACGGGCCGAGCTTCAGGACATCGCGTCCGATGGACGCGGGCTCGATGCCGAGCGTCTGGCGAGTGCGCTGATGGTGGCGGCTGAGCTGGCGGGGCTCAACCCGTCTACGACCACCGACAGGATCACACGCACCGTGACGCTGGGAAACGCGGACCGGGAAATCCGCATCGTGCAGCACCCGCACCCGCGCTCCGTTGCGGCGGCGCTCCAGCACGCCGCCGCCCTGGATGCTCCGGCACGCTCGGTGATCGTGCGCGAGCACAACCTGGCCTTCCCACCGACCTGGACGAAGGTGGAGGAGTATGCGAGGGAGGCCACCGCCCGTGGTGCCGCCTGGAGCTGGCTGGCGGCGGAAGACTCCGCTCGGCTGATCGCACTGCACGATTTTTTTGCCGCGGGGCGCTCGCAAGATCTCGCCGGCTCCGACGGCCGATCTCTCGAGTTCGAGGTGGTCGAGAGCTGGGTGAAGCAGTGTCTTGCCTGGCGCGAGTGGCCCTTCGTGCGCGCTGTGCTCCTCGGCCACGACTCGGCAGAATCGGAGCGCGAGCCAGCACTGGATGCGCACGCGCCGCGCGCGGCGGACACGACGGTTCCGTTCAATGCCGATGCTCCTCCGACCCCAACCCTGGTCGTGCTTCGCCGCTTGCGCGTCGCCAGCGTCGAGCGGCTCTTGCGCGAGGTCCGGCACATCGATCCACGGGCGACGGCGGCAAGCGTCGCAGAAGACTTGCTGCGGGGCGGGCCCAAGGTCCGCTGGTATGGCCGACGTCTTTGTGTCTTCGTGGAGCCCGGGCCATGACGGCGCTGACGGTCACCGAAGTACGCAACGCGCTCCGCTGCCCGCGCGTGTTCGCCCTGGGACGGCGCTTTTCCAAGCGAGTGGTGTTTCCCGTCGGTGCCTCGGCGCTCGGCTCCGCATTTCACCGCATCGCGGACCGATTCGCAGCGAATGTCACGCAGCTGCCAAAACGTTTCGAGACGCTGCCCACCTCGGCACCCGCAGATGAGCTGGCGGATGCCATCGAAGGGCTGCTCCTCCGCCAGCTGGTCCACGAGCTCGATCGCAACCCAACCTACCGGTCGATGCCCAGCGAGGTTGACGATCTCGCCGAGGCTCTCCGCGCGTACGGCGGCTACCTGGCGCAGCGCATCGCCCGGCGCCCCGGCAGCGTCGCTGACGTGCTGCGGCGATTTCTCCACGGCGCGGAGGTCACCGTCCAGTGGGAGCTGTCTACCCCCGCGGGCACGGTGCAGCTATCCGGTCGCATCGACGCGATCCACGCGCCGGACGAACACTCCTACGAGGTCGTCGAGTACAAACTCACCGACGAGTCCACGGAGGAGCTCGACCGAGCTCAGGTGGCGCTTTACCGCCGCATGCTCCAGCGAGATCGGGAAGCAGTGCCGATTATCTTGCGGTTTGGGCCCGGACTCGTGACGACACGGCTCGAACCTCAGGCCGCCGACGACTGGGTGGAACGCGAGCTCATACCGTTGCTCGGTGAGATGGCCGGCTGGGTAGCGAAGCCGGAGAGCGCCCCCGCGACGAAACGGACTGATCTGTGTCCCTCGTGCCCACTGCGAGCCGAGTGTGTCGCGCTGCACCGCGACGCCGTCCCGCCCCGGGACGATCCGCCCGCTAACGCATACCGCCCCCGGCCGAGCCCAACCGGCGACGTCGAACTGCCAACACGCGAGGCGCCAGGCGCACCCGAGGGCGCGCGGGCCCCGGCAGATCGCGATGCGTTGGCCGAGGCCTCCCGACTTGTCGAGCGCGTCGTGCAACTGTACGCGGATCAAGGTGTCGAGGCGACCGTGCGCCAGCCACCTCGGGTTGGGTCTCGGCTCATTCGCGTCGAGGTCACACTGAACCGCGGCAGCATCAAGGAGCTCGACCGCGCCAGTGTCGACGTGCTGCACCACCTGGAGGCAGATCACGGTATCTCGGCGGACTACGCGCATTTCGGCGCCCGCCGCGTCATCGACGCGCAGCGGAGCAAACCTGGTTCGGTGCGCCTGTCGCCGCTGCTCGGACGGTGCCGAGAGTGGCTGAGCGCTCGGCCCGGGCGTTTTGTCCTCGGCGAAGACGTGGAAGGCGAGCCTCTGCGTGCGGATCTGTCTGACCCCACCTCGTGCCACCTGTTGATCGGCGGGACGACGGGCAGCGGAAAATCGGTGCTGCTCCGGTCGATCGCCGCCGGCCTCGTCCAGTATCAACCGCCGTCACTGATTCAGCTCATGCTCGTCGATCCGAAGCGTGTGACCTTCGGCTCGGTCGAGGCTGGCCTCGGACCGCACCTTGCGCGCCCGGTGTGTTTCGACGCGGCTGAGTCGGTGGGGATCCTGACGGACCTCGTGGCAGAAATGGAGGACCGCTACCAGCGCTTCGCTGCGCAGCGCGTCGAACACATCGACGACTTCAACGCGGCGGCCGCTGCGAACGACAGGCTCCCGCGCTACGTGCTACTCATCGACGAATTCCAGGATCTGCTCGCGAGCAAGGACACCAAGGACGAGTTCTTGGCATCCGTCCAGCGCCTCGGCGCAAAGGCTCGCGCCGCCGGGATCCACCTGGTGCTCGCGACTCAGCACCCGGATCGAAAGACCGTTCCGGCCGCCATCAAGGTGAACATGACCGGCAAGATCGCGCTCAAGGTGCATCAGGCCACGGACTCGCTCGTGGTGCTGGGGGCGCGAGGCGCCGAGAAGCTGCTCGGCAATGGCGACCTCTTGGCGGACCTCGGGCGGAGCATCGTGCGCGCGCAGGGGGCGTTGCCCTGATGTCACACGGGCCGTCGCGCTACCATTCCCTGTGTGTCCGGCCGGGGAATCGGCTTGCGACGCGCGCTTTCCGAATCCGACTTGACGCGCGGCTCTCCTGAGCGCGCCATCGCTCCGCCGCCCCCGTGATCGCGATCGCGATCGCCCGCCCCAGCCCCGATCGCGATCGCCTTCCCAGGGCTGGATCCCGCTGCTTTTCCCCCCGATCGCCCCAGGCACACCGGCTGCAAAGGCCTCCCCTCGAAGGAGACCTGAAGTCAATGTCCAGCCGAGTCACCACCGATACCTCCGTCGCCATGTCCCTCGCCGATCTCGCCAAGATCGAGGACGAACGCATCGAGCAAGAACAGACCACCCGAGCCCGAGCCCGCGAGCAGCGAGCCCGCGAACAACGCGAAGCAGCAGCTCGACGCCTGGCGGAGGAAGCAGCAGGGCTGGCCGCGGCCGCGGAGGAGCAGGCCCGACGAAATCGCGAGGCAGTGACCGAGAAGGCGCGCGCCGAAGCCCGAGAACGCGCGGCCGCCGACGTCGCGCGCATCGAGGCCGACGCCCGCGCCCGCCTGGAGCTCGAGAACGCCGCGCGCGCTCATGAGCTCGCGTCCCTGCGTGTACGACGCGAGACCGGGCGGCGCCGGCGCGAGTACGTGCTCGGCGCTGCGCTCGCGCTCTTGGTTTCCGTGGGGGCCGTGGCGGCCTACGACGCGAACCAACGAATCACAACGCGGGAGCGCGCCAGCCTGGAGCTCAAAGAGCGGGAGCACGCGCTGATCCAAGAGCACAACGACGCCAAGCGTACGGATCTCGCGGCCCTCGACCGCCGGCACGCGAACCTCCTGGCACGACCGCTCTCGGACAAGGCCGCGAGCGAGCGGGACACCGCCGCCGCCGCGCGCGCTGGACTCGACGCCCGCTCGCCGGGACAGGACGGGCTGCGCGCCTTCGGTGATGCACTGGATGCACTGCAGACCCGCGTCGAAGGTCTCGAACGACTCTCGGCTCTCGAACACCGACACGCCGATCTCGCAAGCTGGGCCTCGAGCGTGAGGCGAACGTCCGCGCTGCAAGACGTACAGAGTGCGGCGTTGGCGGCAAGAAAACCCGGGGCAGGCCCCGACGCCCTGGTTGCCTACGAACGAGCCCTCGATGCGGCTCGCCCGAAGCTCGGTGAGCGCGCGGGTCAGGCCGGACCTCTGGTCACGAACGAAACCACCACGACCGGACGCACCTGCCGCGAAGGGGATCCCGGCTGCGGCCTCGACGGCAGGCCGCTGTTCTGAAGCGCGCTTCCGCGGAGCGGGCGGTCATGGCAACCTGCCTTCGATCATGACCGGCGACGCGTCGAGCACCGTCGAGCACCGCGGACCCTCTGCGCCCCGAGCCGGAGTGCGCCGACCGGTGCTCGTCTGTGCGTTCCCGCGGCCTCTCGCGCTCACGCTGCCGGACTCCGGGAGCACCGTCGGGCGCGAGTGGCTGGCCTCGAATGGGCTCGCCGACAGCGAGGTCTCCGGGGCTCACATCAAGTTCGACCGCGCGGGCGGTGTGCTGAAGATCGCCGACGCCGGCTCGCGCAACGGGACCTGGATCAACGGCTGCAAGCTCGCCAAGGGCGAGCTGACGCCGATGGATGATGGAGCGACGCTGCGCCTCGGGAATACGCTGTTCGTGTTTCGCGAAGGGCTGAGCGGACCGCTCGAGCCCGCAGCACCGGTCGGTGAGCTGGTGGGTCCCTTTGGTCTGCGCAGCGTGGCCGACGCCATCACCGCGCTCGCAGCGAGCAAACCGGGCAACGTGCTCGTCGAAGGCGAGACCGGCACGGGCAAAGAGCTCGTGGCGCAGGCGCTCGCCGCCGCGTTCGGACGCGCTCAGAAGGTGGCGGCGGTGAATGTTGCCGGTGTCGCCCGCGGGGTGTTCGAGTCGCAGATGTTCGGGCACGTGGCCGGGGCGTTCTCGGACGCCAAGACGGCGTCGAGCGGCATCGTCGTCGCTCACGACGGAGGCACGCTCTTCCTCGACGAAATCGGCGAGCTGAGCCTCGAGCTACAGGCGAAACTGCTGCGGTTGCTCGAGAATCGAGAGGTCTTGCCGGTGGGCGCGGGGCGACCGGTGAGCGTGGACGTGCTGGTCGTCGCCGCGACCCATCGGCACCTCGAAGAGATGGTCGAGCGTGGCGAGTTTCGTCGCGATCTGTTCGCACGCCTGGCCATGGCGCGCATCCGGGTGCCAGCGTTGCGCGAGCGGAACGAAGACCTGTTCAGCATCACGCAGGCACTGACCGCGCGAGCGGGCGCCGGAAGACTGACGGCGGCGGAGGTCGAGGTCGAGGCCATCGAGCGACTCCTGCTCGAAGCTTGGCCGAGCAACGTGCGGGAGCTCGACGCCTTGCTCGCCGCGGTGCGCCGTGTCGATCCGGAACCCGGCCTCAGGCTCTGGTCGCTCGAAGAGGTGACGGGTGAGCGTTCGACGAACAAGACTGCACTGACGCGTGAAGTAGTGGATGAAGCCGTCGACGCCGCGGGCGGCAACGTGACCGCCGCCGCGAGCAAACTCGGTGTGTCACGCGGCAAGCTGCTTCGCCTGCTCGGTCGTAGCAAGAAGGGCTGAAGCTCAGAGCGACTTCGCGCAGCGGAAGCCCACGGCCCAGCTGCGAGCTGAAGGGGCGCTCGCCTTGCGACGGGCCGCACGCACATCCCGGCTCTCGACCGTGTCCCAGCCTCCGCCGCGAATGACGCGACGCGAGTCACCGCACTCCGGCTCGCTGTACGGGCAGTAGTGGCTGCTCGTCCATTCCCAGACGTTGCCTGCGAGATCGAACACGCCTTGCGGTGTTGCACCGAGCTTTCGGCTGCCCACCGCAGCCGTCGACGGATCACCGTCGTCGTCGGCGTACATCTTCGGGTAAGGCTGGCCCTCGAACTTCGCGCGCTCGGCGGTGAGCAATCGGCTGCATTCACCGTCGCAGGCGTTGAGCCGTTCGCCGGACGGCGCCGCCTCACCCCACGGGTAGGTGCTCGAGCCTTCCCCTCGAGCGGCGAACTCCCACTCGGCTTCGGTGGGCAGCCGCTTGCCGACAGCCTCGCAGTAGGCGTTCGCGCTCTGCCACTCGATGCAGTTGACGGGGTGATCGGTACGCTCGGGTCGATTGCAGAATTGACTGTAGAGGGTGACGCCGTTCGGGGTCAGCTCCTCGCCGACCGGGCTCGTTGCGAGGCTCGAGCAGGATGCACACGCCCGGTACGCGCCGAGGGTCACCTCCGTCGCGTCCAGGCAGAACGCCTGCAGCTTCACCTCGTGAGCGGGGAGCTCGTCGCCAGGAGTATTTCCCTCCGCCGCCGAGCCCATGCGGAACTTGGCGGCGTCGATCCGCTGCATGCCGGCCGGACACACGAGCGCGCCCCGCGCCCCGCCAGCTGCCGACAGCGCGAACGCCGCTGCGATGCCCGACGCCACGAGAGCCGTGAGCACGACCACGCGCCGCCGTGACAACGACCGCTTCTTGAGCGCCACCGGCGCGTGGCTGAGGGTGAGGGCTGCCGGCGCGGGCCGCTCCGGCGCGGACGCGTCCAGCGTCGAGGCGAGGCCCACATCAAGGGCGGTGTCGGACGTGACCCGGACGATGTCGACCTCGGTCTCCAGCCCGAGCGCCTGAAACGCATCCACCATCTCGCGGGCGGAAGCAAAACGTCCGTCGGGATCGACGGCGAGGGCCTTCGCAAAAAAATCATCGATGTCCCCGGGCAATCCGGCCCGCAGTGTGCTCGGCGGTGGGTACTTCCCTTCGAGCACGGCGGAGCCCACCGCCACGAACGAGCCACCCCCGAACGGTCGCCGCCCGGTCAAGGCTTCGTACAGAATGACACCGAGGGACCAGAGATCCGAACGCAGGTCGACGTGTTTGCTGCCCTCGATCTGCTCCGGGCTCATGTACGGCGGGGAGCCGATGATGGCTCCGGTCTCGGTCAGCGCGTGGCTCGCGCCGGGGACCTGCGTTTCGCCGAGCAGCTTCGCGATCCCGAAGTCCAGGACCTTGGCAAACACCGGGTAGTCCGGGCTCGCTGCCAGCAGGAACACGTTGTGTGGTTTGATGTCGCGGTGCACGACGCCGCGCTCGTGGGCCGTGCCGAGCGCGCCGCCCACTTGCTGCAACAGCACCAGCGTCGTCGCCAGGCTGAGACGTCCGCCCTGCTCGAGCAGCTCGGCGAGGGTGAAGCCTTCGAGCAGCTCCATCACGATGAACGGCACCGTGCCGTCGAGGGTGCCGTAGTCCATCACCTTCACGACGTGGGGATGCGCGATGCGCGCCGTCGCCCGGGCCTCGATCTCGAAACGCGTGACCAGCGCGGGATCGGCCGCGACTCGCTCGGG is part of the Myxococcales bacterium genome and encodes:
- a CDS encoding serine/threonine protein kinase; amino-acid sequence: MSGELCPGTVIAGRYRLERMIGEGGMGSVWSATHELTRNQVALKFLKAEAAQNTAAVRRFMREARAAMAVDHPNVIRIHDIFLQDDRSPVMVMDLLGGESLGQKLERERAIPLSALAPIMLPVISAVGSAHAAGIVHRDLKPDNIFLARTPDGRMTPKVLDFGIAKLDVKRPEAAQSAELTRTGAMLGTPYYMSPEQVFGEKDIDARSDVWAVGVILYEALAGVRPVDGDNLGQLLKVIATGAIRPIDELAPELPLPVRSLIGDMLKTDRSARCPDLQLAFDVLRRFTNELAQSFSEVRPMPTESLYLPGGSELPGGAAQALTPMATPGDSAAPPHPPTGNAFSATNDRPQIPVRRIPKWMLVAAGLGVVGVLGSIIIARAASSADARASAESATAAVATDAPSVVPMGGAAPPAMSAAATPTASAGAALAAEPVVRSSAAGSKPSAAAVKAKPAPSVGDAPAAKAAGTGPSLGGVAVDSPF
- a CDS encoding PEGA domain-containing protein, giving the protein MQRSIALIVMAVPFWSSASRADEAPTAPTAAEDPKTTRARQDFQRGVELVKAAQWGEALSAFEASELARPHPVTTFNVGACQRAMSHYALARKTLLRALAEQRPGAELPPNLAADAKGFVDQIESTLLSYVAVTIHPAQVTIVVDGRPLAVDDRPSKRPTLIAGVLPPGKGRLAPAAEIELVLDPGVHVITLTRKGFADVVVNKTFSSGRQPALSLELSKLPATLRVSANVPDALVNVNGQDIGPVPVDVLRPAGTHKVVVRKAGYGESETVITVSAGEQSDLRARLTLEQVPLTKRWWFWVSAGAVVAGGVALTYALTRPDPSAPPYDGGSTGWVAKPQGLRF
- a CDS encoding DUF2779 domain-containing protein, translated to MPVQFSCHVEESSGGLRHHEWLAEGAGDPRPALAEALVHALRGAKTIVAYNAGFERGCIRELRELAPHLDGKLRKSERRVLDLLPIVREHVYHPDFGGRFGLRFVLSALVPELSYGGLAIQDGGSATVELERLLLRGSEMPEAERTELRRALLDYCQLDTLAMVKIVERLRVLAKR
- a CDS encoding PD-(D/E)XK nuclease family protein — translated: MTALTVTEVRNALRCPRVFALGRRFSKRVVFPVGASALGSAFHRIADRFAANVTQLPKRFETLPTSAPADELADAIEGLLLRQLVHELDRNPTYRSMPSEVDDLAEALRAYGGYLAQRIARRPGSVADVLRRFLHGAEVTVQWELSTPAGTVQLSGRIDAIHAPDEHSYEVVEYKLTDESTEELDRAQVALYRRMLQRDREAVPIILRFGPGLVTTRLEPQAADDWVERELIPLLGEMAGWVAKPESAPATKRTDLCPSCPLRAECVALHRDAVPPRDDPPANAYRPRPSPTGDVELPTREAPGAPEGARAPADRDALAEASRLVERVVQLYADQGVEATVRQPPRVGSRLIRVEVTLNRGSIKELDRASVDVLHHLEADHGISADYAHFGARRVIDAQRSKPGSVRLSPLLGRCREWLSARPGRFVLGEDVEGEPLRADLSDPTSCHLLIGGTTGSGKSVLLRSIAAGLVQYQPPSLIQLMLVDPKRVTFGSVEAGLGPHLARPVCFDAAESVGILTDLVAEMEDRYQRFAAQRVEHIDDFNAAAAANDRLPRYVLLIDEFQDLLASKDTKDEFLASVQRLGAKARAAGIHLVLATQHPDRKTVPAAIKVNMTGKIALKVHQATDSLVVLGARGAEKLLGNGDLLADLGRSIVRAQGALP
- a CDS encoding sigma 54-interacting transcriptional regulator, translating into MTGDASSTVEHRGPSAPRAGVRRPVLVCAFPRPLALTLPDSGSTVGREWLASNGLADSEVSGAHIKFDRAGGVLKIADAGSRNGTWINGCKLAKGELTPMDDGATLRLGNTLFVFREGLSGPLEPAAPVGELVGPFGLRSVADAITALAASKPGNVLVEGETGTGKELVAQALAAAFGRAQKVAAVNVAGVARGVFESQMFGHVAGAFSDAKTASSGIVVAHDGGTLFLDEIGELSLELQAKLLRLLENREVLPVGAGRPVSVDVLVVAATHRHLEEMVERGEFRRDLFARLAMARIRVPALRERNEDLFSITQALTARAGAGRLTAAEVEVEAIERLLLEAWPSNVRELDALLAAVRRVDPEPGLRLWSLEEVTGERSTNKTALTREVVDEAVDAAGGNVTAAASKLGVSRGKLLRLLGRSKKG